One region of Microbacterium sp. M28 genomic DNA includes:
- a CDS encoding TetR/AcrR family transcriptional regulator, whose product MPRPRSEQARQAVLAAMRAALVDEGYSSASIEGLAAAAGVSKQTIYRWWPSKAAILGEALLDGTLPGADIALPQTSDLEADLRAWFTAMSASLGDAEGVALARALIAVTATDAELGAALNEKLAAPIRGWVSQRLARAVEAGDVRADVDAAVIADQFVAMASYGALQGKVLGAEQVDAVVGVLMRGITS is encoded by the coding sequence GTGCCGAGACCTCGAAGCGAACAGGCGCGCCAGGCCGTGCTGGCGGCGATGCGCGCCGCGCTCGTGGATGAGGGGTACTCGTCCGCGTCGATCGAGGGGCTGGCCGCAGCGGCCGGTGTCTCGAAGCAGACGATCTATCGCTGGTGGCCGTCGAAGGCGGCGATCCTGGGGGAGGCGCTGCTCGACGGAACGCTGCCCGGCGCGGACATCGCGCTGCCGCAGACCTCGGATCTCGAGGCTGACCTACGGGCGTGGTTCACTGCGATGTCCGCATCGCTGGGGGATGCCGAGGGCGTGGCGCTCGCGCGGGCGCTCATCGCCGTCACCGCGACCGATGCCGAACTGGGTGCCGCGCTGAACGAGAAGCTGGCGGCGCCGATCCGCGGATGGGTGTCGCAACGGCTGGCTCGTGCGGTCGAGGCCGGGGATGTGCGGGCGGACGTGGATGCCGCGGTGATCGCCGATCAGTTCGTCGCGATGGCCAGCTACGGGGCGCTGCAGGGGAAGGTGCTCGGGGCAGAGCAGGTGGATGCTGTGGTGGGAGTGCTGATGCGGGGGATCACCTCCTAG
- a CDS encoding SDR family NAD(P)-dependent oxidoreductase, producing the protein MALTAHSTIGEWLNDPTGGPLIRGLFEKTGADPEVLTPVLGLPLQQLVAMSQGALPQAVVDDLVRSANGGEIPEDAESTGWTEKPTTGRFAGKTVIVTGAASGIGRATASRIAREGGRVVAADISAEKLEALKAELPDVITVAGDLTKQDAIDAVIAAAGDKIDGLANIAGINDDFSPAGETTDAVWDRVIAINLTAPFKLMRAVLPIMEAAGTGAILNVSSEAGLRGNSSGNAYTASKHGIIGVTKSAAFMYGPKGIRVNSVAPGGVATGIPMPPNMSEYGSARLAPFQQAIPTVATAEHLAASITFLLSDDAVNINGAILASDGGWSVQ; encoded by the coding sequence ATGGCCCTGACCGCACACTCCACCATCGGCGAATGGCTGAACGATCCCACCGGCGGACCGCTCATCCGCGGCCTGTTCGAGAAGACCGGCGCCGACCCCGAAGTCCTCACCCCCGTCCTCGGCCTGCCCCTGCAGCAGCTCGTCGCCATGAGCCAGGGCGCCCTGCCCCAGGCCGTCGTCGACGACCTCGTCCGCTCTGCCAACGGCGGCGAGATCCCCGAGGATGCCGAATCCACCGGCTGGACCGAGAAGCCCACCACCGGCCGCTTCGCCGGCAAGACCGTGATCGTCACCGGCGCGGCATCCGGCATCGGCAGGGCCACGGCATCCCGCATCGCCCGCGAAGGCGGACGCGTCGTCGCGGCCGACATCTCCGCCGAGAAGCTCGAGGCCCTCAAGGCCGAACTTCCCGATGTCATCACGGTCGCGGGCGACCTCACGAAGCAGGATGCCATCGACGCAGTTATCGCCGCCGCCGGCGACAAAATCGACGGCCTCGCGAACATCGCCGGCATCAACGACGATTTCTCCCCCGCGGGCGAGACGACGGATGCCGTGTGGGACCGCGTCATCGCCATCAACCTCACCGCACCGTTCAAGCTCATGCGCGCGGTCCTGCCGATCATGGAAGCCGCCGGAACCGGCGCGATCCTCAACGTCTCCAGCGAAGCGGGCCTCCGAGGAAACTCCTCCGGCAACGCCTACACGGCCAGCAAGCACGGCATCATCGGCGTCACGAAGTCGGCGGCGTTCATGTACGGGCCGAAGGGCATTCGCGTGAACTCCGTCGCTCCGGGCGGCGTCGCCACCGGCATCCCGATGCCCCCGAACATGTCCGAGTACGGCTCCGCGCGCCTGGCGCCGTTCCAGCAGGCGATCCCCACTGTGGCGACGGCCGAGCACCTCGCCGCCTCGATCACGTTCCTGCTCTCGGACGACGCCGTGAACATCAACGGCGCGATCCTCGCCTCGGACGGCGGCTGGTCGGTTCAGTAA
- a CDS encoding VOC family protein translates to MLKIVSIVIRVSDLPAQSRFWQAALGYVERDPADEDWVVLTPRDADAPCIALDAHHSERILPPRIHLDIYADDQAAEVRRLTELGAREVHWDNLPEDADYVIMEDPEGNRFCIVDRPDWSGWRPQPAH, encoded by the coding sequence ATGTTGAAGATCGTGTCGATCGTGATCCGCGTCAGCGACCTCCCCGCGCAGTCCCGTTTCTGGCAGGCTGCGCTCGGCTACGTCGAGCGGGATCCGGCGGACGAGGACTGGGTCGTCCTCACACCGCGTGATGCAGACGCCCCCTGCATCGCCCTGGATGCCCATCATTCCGAGCGGATCCTGCCGCCACGCATCCACCTCGACATCTACGCCGACGACCAGGCCGCCGAGGTGCGTCGACTCACCGAGCTCGGCGCCCGCGAGGTGCACTGGGACAACCTGCCGGAAGACGCCGATTACGTGATCATGGAAGACCCCGAGGGCAACCGCTTCTGCATCGTCGATCGTCCCGACTGGTCGGGTTGGCGTCCCCAGCCCGCACACTGA
- a CDS encoding pyridoxamine 5'-phosphate oxidase family protein, producing MTDTIDERKKVAELIKDFRFAMFATRHTDGKLVAHPLTVQEAEFDGDLWFLVSKKASPVADLAADSEANVSFSSSDSWVSLSGTARLIEDRQKIEELWNPVVEAWFPDGPDDPFVGVLKFTAESAEYWDSPGGKIATAFSFVKSKLTGRQYDGGDNAKVDL from the coding sequence ATGACCGACACCATCGACGAGCGCAAGAAGGTCGCCGAGCTCATCAAGGACTTCCGCTTCGCCATGTTCGCGACCCGGCACACGGACGGCAAGCTGGTGGCCCATCCGCTCACCGTCCAGGAAGCGGAGTTCGACGGCGACCTGTGGTTCCTGGTCTCGAAGAAAGCGTCTCCGGTGGCGGACCTCGCCGCCGACTCCGAGGCGAACGTCTCGTTCAGCTCCTCCGACTCGTGGGTGTCGCTCTCCGGCACGGCCCGCCTCATCGAAGACCGCCAGAAGATCGAAGAACTGTGGAACCCGGTGGTCGAAGCGTGGTTCCCCGACGGACCGGACGACCCCTTCGTCGGCGTGCTGAAGTTCACGGCCGAATCGGCGGAGTACTGGGACAGCCCCGGCGGGAAGATCGCCACCGCCTTCAGTTTCGTGAAGTCCAAGCTCACGGGAAGGCAGTACGACGGCGGCGACAACGCCAAGGTCGACCTCTAG
- a CDS encoding MalY/PatB family protein — MSDFQTTTAARTAQHPFDSRTRFQLDRPESRKWSLHPGRIGAWVAEMDFGVAPEIAEAMHRAIDEENLGYLSPPLAAELGSATADWMSAEYGWAVDPERVHAVSDVMAVLRVAVEEYAPAGSPVIVPTPAYMPFLTYLPTIGHPVIEVPGVEVDGRWQHDLQRIDEAFAAGARTLVLCNPHNPTGTVADRAELEAIAEIVERHGGRVFADEIHAPLRFGGRPFIPYASVSEATAAHTITGTSASKAWNIPGLKTAQLITSNDADQQLYRGFGFSVQHGAATLGVVASTAAYRAGKPWLDGVIDYLDGSRTLLGSLVSEHLPGAVYREPEATYIGWIDTKALGIPGPPAEFFRDQAGVVLTEGRLLGRGYEDFVRVVFATPRPILEEAFAAMGAAVRSER, encoded by the coding sequence GTGTCCGACTTTCAGACCACGACCGCCGCGCGCACGGCACAGCATCCGTTCGACAGCAGGACCCGCTTCCAGCTCGATCGGCCCGAGAGCCGCAAGTGGAGTCTGCATCCGGGGCGCATCGGTGCCTGGGTCGCCGAGATGGACTTCGGGGTCGCGCCCGAGATCGCCGAGGCGATGCACCGCGCGATCGACGAGGAGAACCTCGGTTACCTCTCGCCTCCGCTCGCCGCGGAGCTGGGTAGCGCGACGGCCGACTGGATGAGCGCCGAATACGGCTGGGCCGTCGACCCCGAGCGGGTGCACGCCGTCTCCGATGTCATGGCCGTCCTGCGGGTGGCGGTCGAGGAGTACGCGCCGGCCGGGTCACCGGTGATCGTGCCGACTCCGGCGTATATGCCGTTCCTGACATATCTGCCCACGATCGGGCATCCGGTGATCGAGGTCCCCGGCGTCGAGGTCGACGGTCGGTGGCAGCACGACCTGCAGCGCATCGACGAGGCGTTCGCCGCCGGTGCCCGCACGCTCGTGCTGTGCAACCCGCACAACCCGACCGGGACCGTCGCCGATCGCGCCGAACTCGAGGCCATCGCCGAGATCGTCGAGAGGCACGGTGGGCGGGTGTTCGCCGATGAGATCCATGCTCCGCTGCGGTTCGGCGGGCGACCGTTCATCCCGTACGCGTCGGTGTCGGAGGCGACCGCCGCGCACACCATCACCGGTACGAGCGCGTCGAAGGCGTGGAACATCCCGGGCCTCAAGACGGCGCAGCTGATCACGTCGAACGATGCCGATCAGCAGCTCTACCGCGGCTTCGGGTTCTCGGTGCAGCACGGCGCGGCGACGCTGGGCGTGGTGGCCTCGACGGCCGCGTACCGGGCGGGGAAGCCGTGGCTGGACGGCGTGATCGACTACCTGGACGGCTCGCGCACGCTGCTCGGATCGCTGGTGTCTGAGCATCTGCCCGGCGCCGTGTATCGGGAGCCGGAGGCGACGTACATCGGCTGGATCGACACGAAAGCCCTCGGCATCCCCGGCCCGCCCGCGGAGTTCTTCCGCGACCAGGCCGGGGTCGTCCTCACCGAAGGACGCCTGCTCGGGCGCGGGTACGAGGACTTCGTACGTGTGGTGTTCGCCACGCCGCGGCCGATCCTTGAAGAGGCGTTCGCGGCGATGGGGGCGGCTGTCCGTAGTGAGCGCTGA
- a CDS encoding DUF2188 domain-containing protein → MAAGDIETFQRDGIWFNRIEGEARTLGTSFTSKAEAVKVGRGAAAARQVQHTVRTEEGPSEDANVYDRHPRELMGE, encoded by the coding sequence ATGGCTGCAGGCGATATCGAGACGTTCCAGCGCGACGGCATCTGGTTCAACCGCATCGAGGGAGAGGCCCGCACTCTGGGCACCAGCTTCACCTCGAAGGCGGAGGCCGTGAAGGTCGGGCGCGGAGCGGCTGCGGCGCGCCAGGTGCAGCACACCGTGCGTACCGAGGAGGGCCCGTCAGAGGACGCGAACGTCTACGACCGGCATCCGCGGGAACTCATGGGGGAGTGA
- a CDS encoding ATP-dependent DNA ligase, with translation MKLSELVSTAEEVAATSSRLAKIDALARLLARADPGDIAPLIGLLLASPRQGRLGVGWRGLAVLDLTHADDTILTIADVDAALDALATASGTGSAAVRTDALTDLASRATAAEWDFLARAMLGELRTGALGGVLLDAIARASDRPVATVRRAAMLSGDLGETALLALTGSAEDLENVGLQVGRPVLPMLAGTAATPTAALELTGEASVEYKLDGARIQVHRRGDDVSVYTRSLADITHRVPELVEIVRALPANDLILDGETLALDEDGGPRPFQQTMSRFGADVSRELALRPWFFDLLHVDGRDLLDEPLSTRLAELERIADEWRMPGIVTADPEAAEQLSRDALTAGHEGVLVKAIDSPYTAGRRGKSWVKVKPVLTYDLVVLAAEWGSGRRRGKLSNLHLGAHDPTGEFGEPGGFVMVGKTFKGLTDELLQWQTDTFPGYETHRSPGAVFLRPELVVEIAIDGVQQSPRYPGGIALRFARVKGYRPDKTATDADTIQTLRALLRG, from the coding sequence ATGAAGCTCAGCGAGCTCGTCTCCACTGCCGAAGAGGTCGCCGCCACGTCATCGCGCCTCGCGAAGATCGACGCGCTCGCGCGGCTGCTCGCGCGCGCGGATCCCGGCGACATCGCACCGCTGATCGGTCTCCTGCTCGCGTCACCGAGACAGGGCAGGCTCGGCGTCGGATGGCGCGGGCTCGCCGTCCTCGACCTCACCCATGCCGATGACACGATCCTGACGATCGCCGACGTCGACGCCGCCCTCGATGCGCTCGCCACGGCATCCGGAACCGGTTCGGCGGCGGTCCGCACCGACGCGCTGACCGATCTCGCCTCACGCGCGACCGCTGCGGAGTGGGACTTCCTCGCCCGCGCCATGCTCGGCGAACTGCGCACCGGCGCGCTCGGCGGGGTGCTGCTCGATGCGATCGCGCGGGCATCCGATCGGCCGGTCGCCACCGTACGGCGGGCGGCGATGCTGTCCGGCGACCTCGGCGAGACCGCTCTGCTCGCCCTCACCGGATCAGCCGAGGATCTCGAGAACGTCGGACTCCAGGTGGGGCGTCCCGTCCTGCCGATGCTCGCCGGCACCGCCGCGACGCCCACCGCCGCGCTCGAACTCACCGGCGAGGCCTCGGTCGAGTACAAGCTCGACGGAGCCCGCATCCAGGTCCATCGCCGCGGCGACGACGTCAGCGTCTACACGCGCAGCCTCGCCGACATCACGCACCGCGTGCCCGAGCTCGTCGAGATCGTGCGCGCTCTCCCTGCGAACGATCTCATCCTCGACGGCGAGACCCTCGCACTCGATGAGGACGGCGGGCCGCGGCCGTTCCAGCAGACCATGTCGCGCTTCGGAGCCGACGTCTCACGCGAACTCGCACTGCGCCCGTGGTTCTTCGACCTGCTGCACGTCGACGGGCGCGACCTGCTCGACGAGCCGCTCTCCACCCGCCTCGCTGAGCTCGAGCGCATCGCCGACGAGTGGCGGATGCCGGGCATCGTCACCGCCGATCCGGAGGCCGCCGAGCAGCTGTCCCGCGACGCCCTCACCGCCGGGCACGAGGGCGTCCTCGTCAAGGCGATCGACTCCCCGTACACGGCGGGGCGGCGCGGCAAGTCCTGGGTGAAGGTCAAACCCGTCCTCACCTACGACCTCGTGGTGCTCGCCGCCGAATGGGGATCCGGCCGCCGCCGGGGAAAGCTCTCCAACCTGCATCTCGGCGCCCACGACCCGACCGGCGAGTTCGGTGAGCCGGGCGGGTTCGTCATGGTCGGGAAGACCTTCAAAGGGCTCACCGACGAACTGCTGCAGTGGCAGACCGACACCTTCCCCGGCTACGAGACGCACCGCTCGCCCGGCGCCGTCTTCCTGCGGCCCGAGCTCGTCGTCGAGATCGCGATCGACGGCGTCCAGCAGTCGCCGCGCTATCCCGGCGGCATCGCCCTCCGCTTCGCCAGGGTCAAGGGCTACCGCCCCGACAAGACCGCGACGGATGCCGACACGATCCAGACCCTGCGGGCACTGCTGCGCGGCTGA
- a CDS encoding phytase — MIPRLLTVAVIGASAVVLVGAAQPHPNPQPPEHAKGHAYAYGHSKSKADDVTAKLETPALWDADDADADDPAIWVDEDDAENSLVITTAKEAGMNVYDLEGQLVQHIDPKLASGEGDAPGRYNNVDLIHDFELDGDEVDLAVVSDKGMDDLGIFVIDDGELTEVTAPDAGRIFSASQEEVNSEHTAYGLATWQEDDGAYALVSRNSETEVALLELSDKGDGTVGWDVVRELALPAEFAMPDGSTWTTCDDPGQYAQVEGIAVDEESGTAYLGQELVGIWKVDADLTGEAELVDTAIEFGLPGTYDAELDECVYGENPGFGGDVLRTDIEGLTIYETDEGEGYLLASSQGDDSFAVYDIEDDNAYVGSFSVVDGAVDGTQHSDGADVVNVSLPGFDGGLLVLQDGDNTPEGSDEESTNFKYLAWEDVAEKSGLDLDIAD; from the coding sequence GTGATCCCCCGCCTGCTCACCGTCGCTGTGATCGGCGCCTCCGCCGTCGTGCTCGTCGGCGCCGCCCAGCCGCATCCGAACCCCCAGCCACCCGAACACGCCAAGGGCCACGCATACGCGTACGGCCACTCGAAATCGAAGGCCGATGACGTCACCGCGAAGCTCGAGACTCCCGCGCTGTGGGATGCCGACGACGCCGACGCGGACGACCCCGCCATCTGGGTCGACGAGGACGACGCCGAGAACAGCCTCGTCATCACCACGGCCAAGGAGGCCGGGATGAACGTCTACGACCTCGAGGGTCAGCTGGTCCAGCACATCGACCCGAAGCTGGCGTCTGGCGAGGGCGACGCACCAGGACGCTACAACAACGTCGACCTCATCCACGACTTCGAGCTCGACGGCGACGAGGTCGACCTCGCGGTCGTCTCGGACAAGGGCATGGACGACCTCGGCATCTTCGTCATCGACGACGGCGAGCTGACCGAGGTGACGGCTCCGGACGCCGGGCGAATCTTCTCGGCATCCCAGGAGGAGGTCAACAGCGAGCACACCGCGTACGGCCTCGCCACGTGGCAGGAGGACGACGGAGCGTACGCGCTGGTGAGCCGCAACTCGGAGACCGAGGTCGCGCTGCTCGAGCTGAGCGACAAGGGCGACGGCACCGTCGGCTGGGACGTCGTGCGCGAGCTCGCGCTGCCGGCCGAGTTCGCCATGCCGGATGGGTCGACGTGGACCACGTGCGACGACCCGGGTCAGTACGCGCAGGTCGAGGGCATCGCGGTCGACGAGGAGAGCGGCACCGCCTACCTCGGCCAGGAGCTCGTCGGCATCTGGAAGGTCGATGCCGACCTCACCGGCGAGGCGGAGCTCGTCGACACCGCGATCGAGTTCGGCCTCCCCGGCACCTACGACGCCGAGCTCGACGAGTGCGTCTACGGAGAGAACCCCGGCTTCGGCGGCGACGTGCTGCGCACCGACATCGAGGGGCTCACGATCTACGAGACCGATGAAGGTGAGGGGTACCTGCTCGCGTCCAGCCAGGGCGACGACAGTTTCGCGGTCTACGACATCGAGGATGACAACGCCTATGTCGGATCGTTCAGCGTGGTCGACGGCGCCGTCGACGGCACCCAGCACAGTGACGGCGCCGATGTCGTCAATGTGAGCCTGCCCGGCTTCGACGGCGGGCTGCTCGTGCTGCAGGACGGTGACAACACGCCGGAGGGCTCGGACGAGGAGAGCACGAACTTCAAGTACCTCGCCTGGGAGGACGTGGCCGAGAAGAGCGGCCTCGACCTCGACATCGCCGACTGA
- a CDS encoding serine/threonine-protein kinase: MTLEVVSPTSALLDGRYLLEDRVGKGGMATVYRAEDTHLGRTVAIKMIHDGGDAVSSVDRAHTEKALLASMNHPSLVTLYDAQLEPGRPQYLVMEFVDGPTLAARMAEGPLPPRQLAHLMQNLAEGLAAAHAAGIIHRDVKPSNVLLARTGDAAVPWTAKLADFGIACSIDRSPMTSPGIVLGTLAYMAPEQLRDADPGTAVDIFSLGLVVLEALTGRIGYPELGSGRAAALARVMQPPTIAETVDDEWRDLLERMTRLEPDERPTAAEVAAAAKELARSSSLDPLPVAPEPGRTPALAPAETARTAVLPATAASHPSRRRAVIAGAALAAATLATSAAFLLPPADGPGRVVPSTTLRTLIEPAQTDTTSNTDGDAPEAPNESDDTGNQGTGQQGNSEKNDKGNSDKGQGKGKDGSDQGKGNGKG, translated from the coding sequence ATGACGTTGGAAGTCGTGTCGCCCACCTCCGCCCTGCTCGACGGCAGATACCTGCTGGAGGACCGCGTCGGCAAGGGCGGGATGGCGACGGTCTACCGCGCCGAGGACACCCATCTCGGCCGGACCGTGGCGATCAAGATGATCCATGACGGCGGGGATGCCGTCAGTTCGGTCGATCGGGCGCACACCGAGAAGGCGTTGCTCGCCTCGATGAACCATCCATCTCTGGTGACGCTGTACGACGCGCAGCTGGAGCCGGGTCGCCCGCAGTACCTCGTGATGGAGTTCGTCGACGGGCCGACGCTGGCGGCGCGCATGGCGGAGGGTCCGCTGCCGCCCCGCCAGCTCGCGCACCTGATGCAGAACCTGGCCGAGGGGCTCGCCGCCGCGCATGCGGCGGGCATCATCCACCGCGACGTCAAACCGTCGAACGTGCTGCTCGCGCGGACCGGGGATGCCGCGGTGCCCTGGACCGCGAAGCTCGCCGACTTCGGCATCGCCTGCTCGATCGACCGATCGCCGATGACATCGCCGGGAATCGTACTGGGAACCCTCGCCTACATGGCGCCGGAGCAGCTGCGCGATGCCGACCCCGGCACCGCGGTCGACATCTTCTCCCTCGGCCTCGTCGTGCTCGAAGCGCTGACCGGCCGGATCGGATATCCCGAACTCGGCTCCGGTCGCGCGGCCGCACTGGCGCGCGTGATGCAGCCGCCGACGATCGCCGAGACCGTCGACGACGAGTGGCGGGACCTGCTCGAACGGATGACGCGGCTCGAACCGGACGAGCGTCCCACCGCCGCAGAGGTCGCCGCCGCAGCCAAGGAGCTCGCGCGCTCCAGTTCGCTTGATCCCCTGCCGGTGGCCCCCGAGCCGGGCCGGACTCCCGCGCTCGCACCGGCAGAAACCGCGCGGACCGCGGTGCTGCCTGCAACGGCGGCATCCCACCCCTCACGCCGCCGAGCCGTCATCGCCGGTGCGGCGCTGGCCGCCGCGACGCTGGCCACCAGCGCGGCGTTCCTCCTTCCCCCGGCCGACGGGCCGGGGCGTGTCGTGCCGTCGACGACACTGCGCACACTGATCGAGCCGGCGCAGACGGACACGACCTCGAACACCGACGGGGATGCTCCGGAGGCGCCGAACGAGTCCGACGACACCGGGAACCAGGGCACGGGCCAGCAGGGCAACAGCGAGAAGAACGACAAGGGCAACAGCGACAAAGGCCAGGGCAAGGGGAAGGACGGCTCCGACCAGGGCAAGGGCAACGGCAAGGGGTAG
- the purL gene encoding phosphoribosylformylglycinamidine synthase subunit PurL, with product MTTPEASARQHVPDSVENAIATPEKEQPYAALGLKDDEYARIREILGRRPTSGELAMYSVMWSEHCSYKSSKNYLRRFGQKVSDEMKERLMVGMGQNAGVVDVGEGWAVTFKAESHNHPSFIEPFQGAATGVGGIVRDIISMGARPVAVMDALRFGAIDHPDTARVVHGVTAGISFYGNCLGLPNIGGETVFDAVYQANPLVNALAVGVLRHEDLKLANATGVGNKVVLFGARTGGDGIGGASILASDSFDDGGPTKRPAVQVGDPFAEKVLIECCLELYRGELVEAIQDLGAAGISCATSELAANGNSGMKVSLDNVLLRDPSLTAEEILMSESQERMMAIVAPEKLDAFMAVVNKWEVETSVLGEVTGDGRLIIDWQGERIVDVDPSTVAVDGPVYDRPVAYPTWIDALQADAAENLPRSNDPSVLRDQFLDLVASPNLADTRWITNQYDYYVLGNTALAFPDDAGMIRVDEESGLGFAISTDANGRYSQLDPYAGAQIALAEAYRNVAVTGATPTAITDCLNFGSPENPEVMWQFGQTVDGLADGCYELGTPVTGGNVSFYNQTGDVPIHPTPLVGVLGLIDDVSRRIPSGWQDEGQNIYLLGTTSTELSGSAWAETVHAHLGGLPPKVDLAAEKRLAGLIGAARDEWLISSAHDLSEGGLAQALAEGVMRFGVGARVWLNEIIERDGVDAATALFSESTGRVIVTVPREDDVKFRGLCEGRDYPVMRIGVTDTEPQLEVQDIFTLSVAELRERSQATLPSYFGPTVTESAPLAR from the coding sequence GTGACCACCCCCGAAGCATCCGCCCGTCAGCACGTTCCCGACTCCGTCGAGAACGCGATCGCCACTCCCGAGAAGGAGCAGCCGTACGCCGCGCTGGGCCTGAAGGATGACGAGTACGCACGCATCCGCGAGATCCTCGGCCGCCGCCCCACCTCGGGCGAGCTGGCGATGTACTCCGTCATGTGGTCGGAGCACTGCTCCTACAAGTCGAGCAAGAACTACCTGCGCCGTTTCGGCCAGAAGGTCTCCGACGAGATGAAGGAACGCCTGATGGTCGGCATGGGCCAGAACGCGGGCGTCGTCGACGTCGGCGAGGGCTGGGCCGTCACCTTCAAGGCCGAATCGCACAACCACCCCAGCTTCATCGAGCCGTTCCAGGGCGCTGCCACTGGCGTCGGCGGCATCGTCCGCGACATCATCTCGATGGGTGCGCGCCCGGTAGCCGTCATGGACGCCCTGCGCTTCGGCGCGATCGACCACCCCGACACGGCACGCGTCGTGCACGGCGTGACCGCGGGCATCAGCTTCTACGGCAACTGCCTCGGCCTGCCGAACATCGGCGGCGAGACGGTCTTCGACGCCGTCTACCAGGCCAACCCGCTCGTCAACGCGCTCGCGGTCGGCGTCCTGCGCCACGAGGACCTCAAGCTCGCCAACGCCACCGGCGTCGGCAACAAGGTCGTCCTGTTCGGCGCCCGCACCGGCGGCGACGGCATCGGCGGCGCCAGCATCCTGGCATCCGACTCCTTCGACGACGGCGGACCCACCAAGCGTCCGGCCGTGCAGGTCGGCGACCCGTTCGCCGAGAAGGTGCTCATCGAGTGCTGCCTCGAGCTGTACCGCGGCGAGCTCGTCGAGGCGATCCAGGACCTCGGTGCCGCCGGAATCTCCTGCGCGACCAGCGAGCTCGCGGCCAACGGCAACAGCGGCATGAAGGTGTCCCTCGACAACGTGCTGCTGCGCGACCCGTCGCTCACGGCCGAGGAGATCCTCATGTCGGAGTCGCAGGAGCGCATGATGGCGATCGTCGCGCCGGAGAAGCTGGATGCCTTCATGGCCGTCGTGAACAAGTGGGAGGTCGAGACCAGCGTCCTGGGCGAGGTCACCGGAGACGGCCGCCTCATCATCGACTGGCAGGGCGAGCGCATCGTCGACGTCGACCCGTCGACGGTCGCGGTCGACGGCCCCGTGTACGACCGGCCCGTCGCCTACCCGACCTGGATCGACGCGCTGCAGGCGGATGCCGCCGAGAACCTCCCCCGCTCGAACGACCCTTCGGTACTGCGTGATCAGTTCCTCGATCTGGTCGCGTCGCCCAACCTCGCCGACACCCGCTGGATCACCAACCAGTACGACTACTACGTGCTCGGCAACACGGCACTCGCGTTCCCCGACGACGCCGGCATGATCCGCGTCGACGAGGAGTCCGGCCTCGGATTCGCGATCTCGACCGATGCCAACGGTCGCTACAGCCAGCTGGACCCGTACGCGGGCGCGCAGATCGCCCTGGCCGAGGCGTACCGCAACGTCGCCGTCACAGGAGCGACCCCCACCGCGATCACCGACTGCCTGAACTTCGGTTCCCCCGAGAACCCCGAGGTCATGTGGCAGTTCGGCCAGACCGTCGACGGCCTGGCGGACGGCTGCTACGAGTTGGGCACCCCCGTGACCGGCGGCAACGTGTCGTTCTACAACCAGACCGGCGACGTGCCGATCCACCCGACCCCGCTGGTCGGCGTGCTCGGGCTCATCGACGACGTCTCGCGTCGCATCCCGTCCGGCTGGCAGGACGAGGGCCAGAACATCTACCTGCTCGGCACGACGTCGACGGAGCTGAGCGGTTCGGCCTGGGCCGAGACCGTGCACGCGCACCTGGGCGGCCTGCCTCCGAAGGTCGACCTCGCCGCAGAGAAGCGCCTCGCCGGACTCATCGGCGCCGCGCGCGACGAGTGGCTGATCTCGTCGGCGCACGACCTCTCCGAGGGCGGACTCGCGCAGGCACTCGCCGAGGGCGTCATGCGCTTCGGTGTCGGCGCGCGCGTCTGGCTGAACGAGATCATCGAGCGCGACGGAGTGGATGCCGCGACCGCCCTGTTCTCCGAGTCCACCGGTCGCGTCATCGTCACGGTGCCGCGCGAGGACGACGTGAAGTTCCGCGGCCTCTGCGAGGGGCGCGACTACCCGGTCATGCGCATCGGCGTCACCGACACCGAGCCGCAGCTCGAGGTGCAGGACATCTTCACCCTCTCGGTCGCCGAACTGCGCGAGCGCTCGCAGGCCACCCTGCCGAGCTACTTCGGCCCCACCGTCACCGAGTCGGCGCCACTCGCTCGTTGA